The sequence aagaattaattttatattatataggtttaataaaatttatgatGTTTGTTTAACTCattcatattttaaaatgaaagttaatcaaaaatattcaattatcaaaattaatcaatcaattattaaagattatTTTAGAAATCAAGTACTATGTATTTATGATTTAAcatatgaaaaattattacaactCAGTAAATTAGAAACAGAAGGTAATTTAAAGTATAGAAAGATTATATCAAAAATTTTCTACACTAAagatgtttttaaaaatttatttttagaaggTGGAATTGCAAAAGGTATTGAAAAGAATGGTTTACTTGATatatcatcaaataaaaacaacaacaacaacaataataataatattgtagaattaattgtttatgATTTTCTATTGGAAAATGATGCTGAAGAaggtttttataatttattaccaaaGGAAGATGATGAATATGGTATTTATAAAGATCTCCAACCAATACTCTATTTAAACACTATTGATTATGAAGGATCTCAAGATgattataatgaaaaaacatTTAGAATTTTGGAATacttaaaatcaaaaaatataaaatttagaaCAACTAGTGTTAAAAATGTTCATGCagatttttcattaatgtTTAACAATAAAATCAACAATCAAGTCGAGTCAATTAGAATAGATTCAGATTTTGTAGAACCAATCGATTTGCAAAATGTATATGAACTTACAAATTTACATACACTTTCAATTCCATtacattttcatcaaatgatTCTATTACAATTGGGTATTGAGGAATTACATTGTAGGGGTGGTGATTTACTTGAACATACAGATAATGTAATGCAAGATTGGGATAAAATGATTCAATCATTATTGGCaagtaaatcaattaaaaattttaaaatttttaataaatgttaTTTAGGTGAATGTATCAATCAAAGCATCAAAtcttataataatgaaaattacaGTGCAGCCAGTAGACaagttaaaaaattattttcagatGGTATCAAACAacttttatcatcatcaacatttaaatattttaaaatttataatatgcACGATATCATTAGTATTGATACATTttcagaattaaaaaataataaaactctTAAAAAATTGGTATATAAAGAAAGGTTTCTATATAATTATTGCCTACGTAATAAAGAAGAGGTTGCAGAACatcaatttaatattataaattatttaattgaaaatgttttttcaaatggtgctagtggtagtggtatgcttagtaataatatcaaacattttaaattttcattggaatttccaaataaattaaaattaatatttgaatcattatttaagcattataattattttcaactaTATTCTATTACTATTGTAATATATGAAACACTTTATGAAGaacttttaaatgaaattattaatctatcaaataaaatttcaaaagttcaacaacagcagcaacaacaacaacaacaatcaattaaagaatttaaaattgttatcaataaaaaaattaacaataaacattttcaaacaatattaaatgatagaaatattaatggtgataatggtttatttgtaattacagtttcaaataaaaaaagactctgctaaaatattaatttgttaCCCccttttcaaaataaataaataaataaataaataaataaataaaattaatactattttaaatgtaaaagtgtttatttaaaagatattaaaatcaaaaactttggagttattattattattattattattattattattattattattattattattattattattataattattattattgttaatacTGTTGGTTGTAGATTGCGTTGATGTACACcttgatttaaattaatgTTATGGTTTGCTTTTGAGACTATTGAGTGGATGGTGAACAAATGAACAAaattcactattattattactatttggtTGCTggttgtttgtttgtttgttggTGTTAGTGTTACATTCCGAGGTTTATCGATGGTATTATTACAACTTGAAAAAGAGGAAGAGTTATTTGACTTTTTCaagttgtaataataataataccatcGAACAATAAGAAGAGGAAGTTGATATATTTAAGTTGTTAAATGATGATGCTAAATTGCTCCccttattatttatatggCTATTATATGATGATGTTTGTTGtggatttgaattaaaatagCCACCACTATTATTCATACAGCttctattgttattatttaccaAATGAGTACTACTATTCACTGATGCTCATAAATTTTGATTAGATGTTGATACAAAACTTTCAAATTCAGAACATCATTACAAAATGTGAAAGAATTTtcgctattattattattatttcttttttttttcacaccCAAACAACCAATACCACTGCCACTATTATTCATAgcatttttattacttttaaaattaaattatcatgaagaatttaatgaatcaCCACTTATATTTGTATTGAATGCTCCAAAATTTTGATTAGATGTTGTTGGTGATACAAAACTTTCAAgttcaaaatcattatcaatgtAAAAGAACCACCTCCTATCCTGGTTTAAAAAACAACCAGTGATAacacaataatttttttttttttttttttttttaattttatttttatttttgttttttttcgaaTTGGTgccaaattatttttcaccAAAATTGATGGGATTACTAAAttttcaacaaaaaaaaaaaataaaacatcttttttattattatgataacaaaaaaaaaaaaatacctttattattaataaagaaaaaaaaaaattaaataaataaataatagttaattaattattattattttattttattttttttttttttatttatccattttattttttttttttttttttttttgttgaaaaagttccaaacaaaaaaattaaaaaataaaaaaatcatgcgaaaaaaaaaaaaaacaggtgaaaaattttgattagtTGAAACGGGTTTTAAATTTCTAACCCACCAAGttatcacaaaaaaaaaaaaaaaaaaaaaaaacgattttttttatattttaaactttttttttaaaaatattttacaatattaaaatttttttgttttttttttatttattattaaataaaatacatacacacacacacacacacaatacacataaataatattttattacaataaaataaaataataattttacattcaaattttgtttaataaactaaaaaaaaaaaaaaaaaaaacaacaacaaacccTCATAGCTTTTCGTTGTATCAACAAAAACACTTTGATACAACTGTATATATATTAGAAACAATTCCGTTAATTACCAATTTTTCAAACAATCGGAGTAACTACACACTCCAACAATTATCACCagcaaaacaaaaaaaaaaaagaaacaaaattaatctttaaaaaaaaaaaaaaaaaaaaaaaaaagaaaaaatcttttatatatataaaaataaatatttatttatatatataaaaaaaaaaaaaaaaaaaaaaaaacacaaatatcaatattttataatttatactctcttcttttattatcaaatccaattttttaaaaaaataaaaaaaaaaaaaaaaaaataaaaaaaaatgacaacaacaatttcaagTAATTTACCAAGTCAATTAGAAATTTCACCAaccaaattattaattactaaacaaccaattaaattaagaGAATCCACAGaatcaccatttaaatcaatgaTGGATACTTTTAAGAATACAATAATttcaacatcaccaacagAATGTgaagaatcatcatcatcgacTATTACAACACCAAGTGAAGAATCCTTATCATCAGGTGAAGAgtcatcatcaatttcagatagtgaatcaaaaataataacaatagcaaCTTTATTGAAACCATCAAATAGTGTACAAGATTTTACACCATTATGTAACGGTGCACAAGAGACTGAAATCGTTAAAATTTCAAACTCAATCAATTTATCGAATTTCATAATTAAACATTTAGTTGGTAAAGGTGGATTTGGTAAAGTTTTTCAAGTGGTTCATGTCGATACTCAAAAGGTGTATGCACTAAAAGTCATTAAAAAGAATCATATCATCGCCAAGAAAAGTGTAGTAAATACATTAGCTGAAAAAGATATTCTAAAGAAGATTTCACATCCATTCATTGTCAATCTTCATTATGCATTccaaaatgaaaagaaactTTATTTAGTAATGGATTTCGTTAATGGCGgtcaattattttatcatcttcaaaaAGAAGCAATCTTCTCCGAAGATCAAGTTAGATTCTACATGgctgaattaattttagcaTTGGAACATCTTCATGACTCAAATATAGTTCATCGTGATTTAAAACCTGAAAATATCCTATTAGATTCTCAAGGTCATTGCATTCTAACTGATTTCGGTCTTGCAAAATTAGAagttaaaacaaataatgaaaCATTTAGTTTTGCTGGTACTTTAGAGtaagtaaatttaaatatataaaaaaaaaaaaaaaaaagaaacacaaacatattaacttttttttctttttttttttatttttttttttttttttattagatatATGGCACCAGAAATGATTCAACATGCAACATGTGGTAAAGCAGTTGATTGGTGGAGTATTGGTATTTTAATGTATGATATGATGATTGGTAAACCACCATTTGAACATAAGAATCGTGCATTAATGCAAGAGAAAATCATTAGTGAGAAAGCAAAATTTCCAAAATTCGTTTCATCATCTGCTCgttcattaattaatggttTACTCACTAAAGATCCAACTAAAAGATTAGGTGCAAATGGtgcaattgaaattaaaagacatccattctttaaatcaattcaatggagaaagattgaaaataaagaaattacacCACCATTCGTCCCATCAACTAAAGGTATCGATGATATTAGTAATTTCGATCACGCATCTTTAAAAGCTCATCAAAGAGATTCTTTTTCAACTTCCCCAACTTTATCATCTTCTCAACAAGCTTATTTTGATGGTTTTAGTTTTGTAAGAACTCCAGTTTTATTAGAATctcaaaaataatttcatatttaataataattataattaattatttaataaattattattaatatcattccaatttaaattaattaaaaatgtgttattattatttttttttttttttttttttaattaaattattattgatatcattccaactaaaattaattaaaaaatgtgttgttattattattattttttttttttttttttaatcattttttattttttaatttttttttattattatattattattattattatttattaattaatctctttttttttttttttattttaaacaattggttgattttttaaacgAATTAAAATTTCTCTCATTCTTGAAGTATCTTTATTGGCTGGATTTGGTTTTGCTTGTAAATCGATCATTGAGACAACAGATTCCCAAGTGTGAGTAGTGTTACCACTGGTTGAATCAGTttctaatgatttattatgatccctattgttttttaatgcTGTCTTTTTCTTTGCTTCACGTTCACTATAAAAATTATCTAATGATTGTTTAGCTTCTGCAATCTTTTTTTGACGTTTTTCTTcagatttctttttcttttcttgcATTTCTTTTTCATGTTTTTCCAAATATTCTCTGTATGTTTTTACAaaattgagaaaaaaaaaaaaaaaaaaattaataaaagaacaaatatttttttttttttttttcctctttttctaagttttaaaaaacataccTCATTGCTGGTGCAGTTTCTTTTGGTTTCATGTCACCATCAACTGAGGATAAATCACCATCGAATCCACTATTATAGCTATTATTGTTatggttattattgttattgttgttgtttgagTTGTCAAATGTTGTGGTTTCAAATGAAataccattaccatcaaCATATTCTACATTTCCATcgattaaatcattttcattgatATCTCCTTCAACAAATTCTTCTGTGATTTCAACATTTTCTTCACCAAATGGATCTGACATTTTTTAAGtgtatattatataatttataaaaatttaaagttgaaaaaaaaaaaaaaaaaaaaaaaaactaaataatataaaaaaaaaaatttaaaaaaaaaaaaattaaaaaaaaaatataaaaaaaaataaaattttttattttgaaaaaaaaataataaaaaaaaaaataaaattgaactGCCACCTAAAAAActtcttttttaaacaaaaatatttaatttgtttgaAGAGTTGATATTTATTTGGTATATATAgacattgttttttttttttatcttaaatcttttttttttttttttttactttttaattttactttttcttataaacattttatttaattttttaaatcaaattaatttttattttatttttttttttttttttatttttttttatttttatttttttttttttttaatttaatccatttttttttttttttttttttttttttttttttttttttttcaaaattttttatttccaaattaCAATGAAAAGATTTATTTCAACAACAAGTTTACGtgttttatcaaatttaaataaaaacaataacaataacaacaagtTTAACAAATCAATTGTTGGAGTATTCAATAGAGAATTCTCAAGTTCAAATGAAGGattaaataaagttaattttggtgaaaataataactcATCCACCACTGAACCAACTAAAGTATTATTTAACGATTCACAATTTTATCAAGAGGATAAATATCAAGGTATTTCAAAAGAACCATTTAGTAAAGAGATTGTTGATACTTTATTAGCAGATTTAAATCCAGACGATATTGAAATCAAACCAGAtggtttaatttatttaccaGAGATCAAATATAGACGTATTTTAAATCAAGCATTCGGACCAGGAGGTTGGGCATTAAAACCATTCGGACCACCAGTTGTCGAGGGTAAAACATTGATTAGACCTTATGCACTCTATTGTTTAGGTAGATATGTAGCCGAATCCATTGGTGAGCAACAATACGTTCCAAATTCATTCATTTCATTTGCCACCGCCACTGAATCTGCTAAATCCAATGCATTGGTTCGTTGTTGTAAAGATTTAGGTATTGGCTCAAGTCTTTGGGATCCAATTTTCATTCGTCAATGGAAATCTGAATATGCCACAGAGAGATGGtgtgaaaattcaaaaacaaaagaaagaCGTTTGTTTTGGTTCCTTTCAAATCGTTCAGAAAATCAACTTCCATATCCATGGAAAGAATCTGATTTTAATCAAGTAccatcaaattcatcatattcatcatcatcatcatcaataaataacaatagtaatagtagtaataataataataataatagtgattcatcatcttcaataAATCAACCACAACAAGAAACAATTTCATATCATCAAGATGATTCatcttcaccatcatcaaaaaTTACAGAACAACAAGATGATTCAGAAGATATTGATATCGATGATGTAGTACCACcacaattaaagaaatatgCAGGTAAAACATGGAGACAACTTGTTGCTGATCCAAAAGGTCTTAGTTATTTACAATGGGCTTCTTCATCATTCGATAATGCccccaaaattaaaagtcAAGCAACTGcaattttagaatttatcaataaaagtcaataaattattaaaattttaaaaaaaataaaattacttttttatttttattttatttttctccATTATcgatttttaattaatattatttccattttctataatattatcttttaaattattattattattattattattattattattattattattattattattattattattattattattattattattattattattattattattattattattattttcatcatcattaatataaaaatagctACCAATACcttgtttaatatttaaattattattattattattattattagtattattaaaataatcatcaatatcattacAAGATATTTGTTTATAAATTGTTCTTCTATTTTTagttctattttttaaattattattttcttttatatttaatgaCTCATCATTATcccaaattatattaaatacaACTATTGTAAGACCAATTAAAGTTACACCAATTATTGGTATAATTGTTGGAATTAACCAAGCAGTTACATCAGTTTTTGATAAGAATTCTTTACATggtataatagtaatatttgGATATTGAACaaatgttaaaattttaaaatcaggTATTGCTGTTACATTATAATGAAATggttcaaaataaataaacattgTTGCATCACCTTTATCTTGAGTTTTTGGATCTTCATCTAAATCGAATGCACATGTTTGTGGTGTTTGATCTGCAAAACATTTACCAAAGAATCTACAATATAATGTTGAAAAATTCGATGTTGTTGAAATCCATCTAATATCATCACGATCGAAACCTTTACCAAATTGAAAGTCGTATGTTTCAAAATCAACTTTTGAACCACATTTCAATTTTGGTTCAATAATTGTTTGTATTTCaaatatcattttaaaactatACAAATCTTGATATTTCTCTGATAAATTACTTAAAGTTATTGAAATTCTTAAATCAcctatattaaattttgatggCATTGGTTGCCCTggataaaaatcaatttctcTTTCActaccaattgaaattatatcaattgttgttgtaatatcatttgtaattaattgataTCTAATTGAATCATCATTAGTATTATCtttaatgttattattattactattattaattttactattggaagtattaattaatttccatttattaattggatctgtataatttataaatttatcatATCTCAATAATCTACTATctgaaattgtttttttaatagtttgtaattcattaaatttaattaaccaactactatttgaatttgaataaataatttcagGATAATTTGAAgatattattggtttttctaatattgaaatattcCTTTTCATATCGCATAATGGACCATCCATTATCGTAGAATTACATAAACAAACACCTAAATAAcaaataccattattattacatatATCTGTATTATCAGCACATTTTGAAACATCTTTGTAAGAGAAACCATTTTTTACAAAACCTAAAACACCATCAACTGCTATATAAACATTTTGAGCTTTTAAATATTCCGATGATATCACTGGTGTTTGTAAAttacattttataatttgaacATCTTGATTCCTATatgtataatttaataatgcaTTCACATATTGTCGATCTTGAATATAACTATTCATACTATATGAATCATTAATATCACCATAAATTGAACCAAAATCTATATTTAAAAGGGTTTTATTTAATGTGGTTTTATTATCGAAATGAATCACATCAATACACGGTATTCTCCCTATAAAAACT comes from Dictyostelium discoideum AX4 chromosome 2 chromosome, whole genome shotgun sequence and encodes:
- a CDS encoding SGK family protein kinase, which produces MTTTISSNLPSQLEISPTKLLITKQPIKLRESTESPFKSMMDTFKNTIISTSPTECEESSSSTITTPSEESLSSGEESSSISDSESKIITIATLLKPSNSVQDFTPLCNGAQETEIVKISNSINLSNFIIKHLVGKGGFGKVFQVVHVDTQKVYALKVIKKNHIIAKKSVVNTLAEKDILKKISHPFIVNLHYAFQNEKKLYLVMDFVNGGQLFYHLQKEAIFSEDQVRFYMAELILALEHLHDSNIVHRDLKPENILLDSQGHCILTDFGLAKLEVKTNNETFSFAGTLEYMAPEMIQHATCGKAVDWWSIGILMYDMMIGKPPFEHKNRALMQEKIISEKAKFPKFVSSSARSLINGLLTKDPTKRLGANGAIEIKRHPFFKSIQWRKIENKEITPPFVPSTKGIDDISNFDHASLKAHQRDSFSTSPTLSSSQQAYFDGFSFVRTPVLLESQK
- the mgm101 gene encoding mitochondrial genome maintenance protein yields the protein MKRFISTTSLRVLSNLNKNNNNNNKFNKSIVGVFNREFSSSNEGLNKVNFGENNNSSTTEPTKVLFNDSQFYQEDKYQGISKEPFSKEIVDTLLADLNPDDIEIKPDGLIYLPEIKYRRILNQAFGPGGWALKPFGPPVVEGKTLIRPYALYCLGRYVAESIGEQQYVPNSFISFATATESAKSNALVRCCKDLGIGSSLWDPIFIRQWKSEYATERWCENSKTKERRLFWFLSNRSENQLPYPWKESDFNQVPSNSSYSSSSSSINNNSNSSNNNNNNSDSSSSINQPQQETISYHQDDSSSPSSKITEQQDDSEDIDIDDVVPPQLKKYAGKTWRQLVADPKGLSYLQWASSSFDNAPKIKSQATAILEFINKSQ
- the clc gene encoding clathrin light chain codes for the protein MSDPFGEENVEITEEFVEGDINENDLIDGNVEYVDGNGISFETTTFDNSNNNNNNNNHNNNSYNSGFDGDLSSVDGDMKPKETAPAMREYLEKHEKEMQEKKKKSEEKRQKKIAEAKQSLDNFYSEREAKKKTALKNNRDHNKSLETDSTSGNTTHTWESVVSMIDLQAKPNPANKDTSRMREILIRLKNQPIV